In Anaerostipes hadrus ATCC 29173 = JCM 17467, a single genomic region encodes these proteins:
- a CDS encoding Ig-like domain-containing protein → MKVQRKYLQLACLNLFLVMSVILCPHQTYAKGKKFKIYFTNAEKSIKLPLKSSQTLSVRYSKKKKASYKIKWESSNPKVVKVSKKGILTPKKTGKSVIRHVVRTKSGKVIAKKSIKVKVTPEIAIKAISCEEDAASATLIKYPNKYRWNISLKPANASLASVTFRSSNKSIATISKSGVITPLKEGNITMTAKYKKVILKRRFHVTIPLKKLTTRHQKISMPYGTFRTLSVNFKPWNASDKKLTWSTNNDTVAVVDENGHVTTRGVGVAVITATSIKNPSRKCNITITVTAENGLLSTEDLDYFDLKDGDRLMIIAHPDDDLLWGGGNMIQEIKELKETGNNYFVVCLTNGSYDSRARDFDSAMNDIGAKHVILRYPDLYRRHQVAWDPYTNYITQDIRRVMNYRNWSKIVTHNPDGEYGHQHHKKTDELVTAVSHENAEHYDKLYYFEKFYTQDAIPEGLAKLPSDVAQKKHALIFKNYFDRGAIRMYEYFNDYENWVKATDWQ, encoded by the coding sequence ATGAAAGTTCAACGCAAATATTTACAACTGGCATGCCTGAATCTGTTTCTTGTCATGTCTGTTATCTTATGTCCTCACCAGACATATGCCAAAGGTAAAAAATTTAAAATCTATTTTACCAATGCAGAAAAATCTATCAAGTTACCTTTAAAATCCAGCCAGACACTATCTGTTCGATACTCTAAGAAGAAAAAAGCTTCCTACAAAATCAAATGGGAATCTTCTAATCCTAAAGTTGTAAAAGTATCAAAAAAAGGTATCCTGACACCAAAGAAAACCGGTAAGTCAGTGATTCGTCATGTGGTCAGAACAAAATCTGGTAAGGTCATTGCAAAAAAATCTATTAAAGTAAAAGTAACACCTGAAATTGCCATCAAAGCAATTTCCTGTGAAGAAGATGCTGCTTCTGCAACACTGATCAAATATCCAAACAAATATCGTTGGAATATTTCTCTCAAGCCTGCGAATGCATCTCTTGCTTCCGTTACTTTTCGAAGCAGCAATAAATCCATTGCCACGATCAGTAAATCTGGTGTTATCACACCTTTAAAAGAAGGCAACATAACAATGACTGCAAAATATAAAAAAGTTATCTTGAAACGACGTTTTCATGTAACGATTCCATTAAAGAAATTAACAACAAGGCATCAAAAGATTAGTATGCCTTACGGAACTTTCAGGACTTTATCTGTGAATTTCAAACCATGGAATGCATCTGACAAAAAACTTACCTGGAGCACAAACAATGATACCGTTGCCGTTGTCGATGAGAATGGTCATGTAACTACCCGTGGAGTTGGTGTTGCTGTGATCACCGCAACTTCTATAAAAAATCCAAGCAGAAAGTGCAATATCACGATCACTGTCACTGCTGAAAATGGTTTATTATCTACTGAAGATTTGGATTATTTTGACTTAAAAGATGGGGACCGTCTGATGATCATTGCCCATCCAGATGATGACCTCTTATGGGGTGGTGGAAATATGATTCAGGAAATTAAAGAATTAAAAGAAACTGGAAATAACTATTTTGTTGTTTGCCTAACCAATGGCTCTTATGATAGTCGAGCTAGGGATTTTGACTCTGCGATGAATGATATCGGGGCAAAACATGTGATTCTCCGCTATCCTGACCTCTATCGCAGACATCAGGTTGCATGGGATCCTTATACTAACTATATCACACAGGATATCCGGCGTGTCATGAATTATCGTAACTGGAGCAAGATCGTAACACACAATCCTGATGGCGAATACGGACATCAGCATCATAAAAAAACAGATGAATTAGTCACTGCTGTAAGTCATGAAAATGCTGAGCATTACGATAAATTATATTACTTTGAAAAATTCTACACACAGGATGCTATTCCAGAAGGTCTTGCAAAACTCCCTTCTGATGTTGCTCAGAAGAAGCATGCTCTGATCTTTAAAAACTATTTTGATCGTGGTGCGATTCGAATGTATGAATATTTTAATGATTATGAAAATTGGGTAAAAGCTACGGATTGGCAATAA
- a CDS encoding acyltransferase family protein — translation MKFTKEHTMQMKGIAIIILLFHHCFLNAQRWATVPYEKLATTKGWGYYPISFAPFSSHTIQYLASFSKICVAMFVFMTGYGMWVSYESQKKKTTMSNYIKKRMVTLMTGFLIIFVVTEILAIPTGRFIEVYGHDFRSVVYMIIDALGLAKLLGTPLFCLTWWYMSLAIVLIMIFPFVHSIMEKYQWVVVVASIIVPRACGFGQSTDLFRYLLAYTLGMYFAQHDLLARIKEKFMEQNVAGKLLSLIVSLIGLAVIIKCRQNAWIGWKYLDFWDGFAAMYMIVISYIYILNGKWIVKGLGFLGKHSMNIFLIHSFYRDVFFHEFTYSFYYAWLDYIVLMAISLVTSIVLEWFKKLIRYEKFIDWVKRLVTKEGVTVH, via the coding sequence ATGAAGTTTACAAAGGAACATACAATGCAGATGAAAGGGATTGCGATCATCATCCTGTTGTTTCATCATTGCTTTTTGAATGCACAGCGTTGGGCTACGGTTCCATATGAGAAACTTGCGACGACGAAGGGATGGGGATATTACCCAATTTCGTTTGCACCATTTTCTTCTCATACGATACAATATCTTGCAAGTTTTTCAAAGATATGCGTAGCCATGTTTGTTTTTATGACTGGATACGGAATGTGGGTTTCTTATGAGAGTCAGAAAAAGAAAACAACGATGAGTAATTATATAAAGAAACGAATGGTCACATTAATGACAGGATTTTTGATCATTTTTGTTGTGACAGAGATTCTTGCGATTCCAACTGGACGCTTTATAGAGGTTTATGGACATGATTTTCGTAGTGTGGTCTATATGATCATTGATGCATTAGGATTAGCCAAATTACTGGGAACACCGTTATTTTGTCTGACATGGTGGTATATGAGTCTTGCGATCGTTTTGATCATGATCTTTCCATTTGTACATTCAATTATGGAAAAATATCAATGGGTCGTGGTTGTTGCATCTATTATCGTTCCAAGAGCTTGTGGATTTGGACAATCAACAGATTTGTTCCGATATCTATTAGCATACACACTGGGAATGTATTTTGCACAACATGACTTGCTTGCGAGAATAAAAGAAAAATTTATGGAACAGAATGTGGCAGGAAAACTGTTGTCTCTGATAGTATCATTGATAGGTTTGGCAGTTATCATAAAATGCCGACAAAATGCATGGATTGGATGGAAATATCTAGATTTTTGGGATGGCTTTGCAGCAATGTATATGATCGTAATTTCATATATATATATATTAAATGGAAAATGGATCGTAAAAGGATTAGGCTTCCTTGGAAAACATTCTATGAATATTTTCTTGATTCATTCATTTTACAGAGACGTATTTTTCCATGAATTTACATATTCATTTTATTATGCATGGTTAGATTATATAGTACTTATGGCAATTTCATTGGTGACATCGATTGTATTAGAATGGTTTAAGAAGTTAATTCGATATGAGAAGTTTATAGATTGGGTCAAAAGATTAGTAACAAAAGAAGGAGTAACAGTACATTGA
- a CDS encoding DUF6056 family protein, translating to MKKEKKSSIFWILIIFFVLFSIWQLWVPEALDDWRWGSEVGIMRLKTWFEGYNGRYFGDILVIVLTRLPIVLRSMAISGIMTAMLYLIYQLTEYKILSFLICVFFVVNIPTSLMSQTYGWVSGFSNFCVSATMILGFLLYHISIFKEKKVSKLKTGFSMINAFLGSLVLENSTVYLIVLSIAFLIIYGVQYKKLHKGMLLHLIMVGIGAFWMFSNSAYRMAAAHTSQGTGKEIAAFELSFEWFASALKVYADTIINYWIMPNHLLNIVTCGLILILLQKRKKKGQGLFLVLFSGFLAFYIFNFMNFGTWKDYLAWGNAAQAVIVTTYCLALAAFSAWFITDFKDKVIVQIILWSQLILMGPLIVASPIAIRCFYVTYIFFVLYLGVLLSYSIRSGFLKISKGYLNTGIMMCIFFVMIGNIGVYYFVHGQVNDRLQYIQTQIKQGEKKIELKEIPLGDTYCYGLDVYNPAWVWRYKMYYNIPGDIELKFPER from the coding sequence TTGAAAAAAGAAAAGAAATCATCAATATTTTGGATATTGATCATATTTTTTGTATTATTTTCCATTTGGCAGTTATGGGTGCCGGAAGCACTGGATGATTGGCGATGGGGAAGTGAAGTAGGAATCATGAGATTAAAAACGTGGTTTGAAGGATATAATGGACGTTACTTTGGAGATATTTTGGTCATTGTTTTAACAAGATTGCCGATCGTATTGAGAAGTATGGCTATTTCTGGGATAATGACCGCAATGTTATACTTGATATATCAATTGACAGAATATAAGATATTATCATTTTTAATTTGTGTTTTTTTTGTAGTTAATATTCCAACAAGCTTAATGAGTCAGACATATGGATGGGTATCAGGATTTTCAAATTTCTGTGTTAGTGCAACGATGATTCTTGGATTTTTGCTATATCATATATCTATTTTCAAAGAAAAGAAAGTGTCGAAGTTGAAAACAGGGTTTTCAATGATCAATGCATTTCTTGGAAGCTTGGTTCTTGAAAATTCAACGGTATATCTAATTGTACTAAGTATCGCTTTTTTAATTATTTATGGTGTACAATATAAGAAGCTGCATAAAGGAATGTTACTTCATTTGATTATGGTTGGTATTGGTGCATTCTGGATGTTCTCGAATAGCGCATATCGTATGGCTGCGGCACATACATCACAGGGAACAGGAAAAGAGATTGCAGCGTTTGAATTAAGCTTTGAATGGTTTGCCTCTGCATTAAAGGTATACGCAGACACGATCATTAATTATTGGATCATGCCGAATCATTTATTAAATATAGTGACATGTGGATTGATTTTGATATTACTCCAAAAGAGAAAGAAGAAAGGACAAGGATTATTCTTGGTTCTGTTCAGTGGTTTTTTAGCATTTTATATATTTAATTTTATGAATTTTGGTACATGGAAAGATTATTTGGCATGGGGCAATGCAGCGCAGGCTGTAATAGTAACGACGTATTGTTTAGCATTGGCAGCTTTTAGTGCATGGTTTATTACAGATTTTAAGGATAAGGTGATCGTTCAGATCATTTTATGGTCACAACTGATTTTAATGGGACCATTGATCGTTGCAAGTCCGATTGCAATTCGTTGTTTTTATGTAACATATATCTTTTTCGTTTTATATCTTGGAGTATTGTTATCGTATAGTATACGAAGTGGATTTTTAAAGATAAGCAAAGGATATTTAAACACAGGGATCATGATGTGTATTTTCTTTGTGATGATCGGAAATATTGGTGTATATTATTTTGTTCATGGACAAGTGAATGACAGACTTCAATATATACAAACACAGATAAAACAAGGAGAGAAGAAGATTGAATTAAAGGAAATACCGCTTGGAGATACATACTGTTATGGTTTAGATGTATATAATCCAGCATGGGTATGGCGTTATAAGATGTATTATAATATCCCAGGAGATATTGAATTGAAATTCCCAGAGAGATAG
- a CDS encoding bifunctional glycosyltransferase/CDP-glycerol:glycerophosphate glycerophosphotransferase, translated as MREIKVSVIIPIYNVEEYLEECLQSVVDQTLEDLQVIMVDDGSLDGSTDIAKKFASRYDHFEYVRQVNGGLGNARNTGVKYAKGKYIIFLDSDDIVPDDAYEKMYLAAEKNHSEMVVGSVARFNSKKDHVSNLHEIAFRKYIDKTHITDNTDLIYDTTSWNKLILKEFWDRNHFEFPERILYEDIPVTIPMHYLANNVTMVQDVCYRWRIRDGANKSITQRADDFTNMRDRITVLRMVDKFFEENVKEQELWDAKYYKWLYIDLMIYVNNCIYLSDNRTLEMMKIIKDYIEETIPLETIDKLPVLYREKYVALMNLDEKRLVKLRQYEVDNYKNLKIVKKGNKYIGKFPKAIVTGDKADMTEALDQWRLTQLIYDVAWQKEQCVIEGYVFLRGLSVPNLNVQKLSAHLVCLSTGEKIPLEIQSIKSQYAQKKFGLKIDNETKQIHLANYKGCGYRIILDAAKIRELKLDGEYHILLTYERDRWKKETILRGILKSLGNKLDKKTYFKDHMLIELSKSYRYDFKVKISQKNIELNDMKLDGDQLRLKLSEKVDALYEAKDAHNAEILKAAITQEDVSVDISDIPENKRYIAVKKGNLFIPVYKEKKKRIFVENQKNQLVEETSGNHRCYLLNRKAVPVIRDVKQNEEQFSFEIINKNIGNWQRATLYVEDPLEEEKIILGTGSVNQHGEEEKVVISLSLKDEKIIKNLYARRRQVFILYENNEQQKVCALGGEHKVFDKKYYTKERRYRFIIDPEDDFLYFTTLRVKEFLTRSAKKRAFVNRFLYPLLRLLPLKKKWIVFESMWGSKFSCNPRYLYEYIDKNHPDYTCIWSLKDECIPITGNGVRVRRLSWKYLYYMARAKYFVNNVNFADSYEKRKGQIEVQTMHGTPLKTIGLDVPGDFPTKKSEKKYIRKCKRWDYLIVQSKFVADLAPSAFKFENTIMDTGYPRTDILYSSNNEEEMSRLKEKLGLPKDKKVIMYAPTWRVRDKFELMLDLEKMKEKFSDEYVLILRLHHFSAKGWKGVPADGFVYDLTDYESIEDLYIITDILITDYSSVMFDYAVLDRPMLFFTYDLDEYRDKLRGFNIDIEKEAPGPLLYTSDEVLDAIEHLDETIENSKQRVDAFHETYIPYECENSSEKVFNMMQGK; from the coding sequence ATGAGAGAGATAAAAGTAAGTGTTATCATACCAATTTATAATGTAGAAGAATATTTGGAAGAATGTCTGCAATCAGTTGTAGATCAGACATTAGAGGATCTGCAGGTCATCATGGTTGATGATGGTTCTTTGGATGGAAGTACAGACATTGCCAAGAAATTTGCTAGTCGATATGATCATTTTGAGTATGTAAGACAGGTAAATGGTGGACTTGGAAATGCGAGAAATACAGGAGTGAAGTATGCAAAAGGAAAATACATTATTTTTCTTGATTCAGATGATATTGTTCCAGATGATGCATACGAGAAAATGTATCTTGCAGCAGAGAAAAATCATAGCGAGATGGTAGTTGGAAGTGTTGCGAGATTTAACTCAAAGAAAGACCATGTGTCGAATCTGCATGAAATTGCATTTAGAAAATATATCGATAAAACACATATTACAGACAATACGGATCTGATTTATGATACAACCTCATGGAATAAATTAATTTTGAAAGAGTTTTGGGATCGTAATCATTTTGAATTTCCAGAGAGAATTCTCTATGAAGATATTCCAGTAACGATTCCTATGCATTATCTTGCTAATAATGTGACAATGGTGCAGGATGTCTGTTATCGTTGGAGAATTCGTGATGGAGCTAATAAGTCTATTACGCAGAGAGCAGATGACTTTACGAATATGAGAGATCGTATTACCGTTTTACGTATGGTAGATAAATTCTTTGAGGAGAATGTCAAAGAACAAGAATTATGGGATGCAAAATATTATAAATGGTTATATATTGATCTGATGATCTATGTGAACAACTGTATTTATCTTTCAGATAACAGAACACTCGAGATGATGAAGATCATTAAAGATTATATAGAAGAAACAATTCCTTTAGAAACGATCGATAAGTTACCAGTTTTATATCGTGAAAAATATGTGGCTTTGATGAATCTGGATGAAAAACGATTAGTAAAACTGCGTCAATATGAAGTTGATAATTATAAGAATTTAAAGATCGTGAAAAAGGGCAACAAATATATTGGAAAATTCCCGAAAGCGATTGTAACTGGTGATAAGGCAGATATGACAGAGGCATTAGATCAGTGGAGACTTACTCAATTGATTTATGATGTGGCATGGCAGAAAGAGCAATGTGTGATCGAAGGATATGTATTCTTACGAGGATTATCTGTGCCAAATTTAAATGTACAAAAATTATCAGCACATTTGGTATGCTTAAGTACAGGAGAGAAGATTCCACTGGAAATACAAAGTATTAAGTCACAATATGCACAGAAGAAATTTGGCTTAAAAATTGATAACGAGACAAAACAGATCCATTTAGCAAATTATAAAGGTTGTGGATACCGGATCATACTGGATGCAGCCAAGATCAGAGAATTAAAGCTTGATGGAGAATACCATATATTATTAACTTATGAGAGAGACAGATGGAAGAAAGAAACTATTTTAAGAGGAATCTTAAAATCTCTTGGCAATAAATTGGACAAGAAAACATATTTTAAAGATCATATGCTGATCGAACTTAGCAAGTCTTACAGATATGATTTTAAAGTAAAAATTTCACAAAAGAACATTGAATTAAATGATATGAAATTGGACGGTGATCAGTTAAGATTAAAACTTTCTGAGAAAGTTGATGCATTATATGAAGCGAAAGATGCACATAATGCGGAAATCTTAAAAGCAGCTATAACACAGGAAGATGTTTCTGTGGATATTTCAGATATTCCAGAAAATAAACGATATATTGCAGTTAAAAAAGGTAATTTATTTATTCCTGTATACAAAGAAAAGAAAAAGAGAATCTTTGTAGAAAACCAGAAGAATCAGTTAGTAGAAGAAACATCAGGAAATCATAGATGTTACTTGTTAAATCGAAAGGCAGTACCTGTGATACGAGATGTAAAACAGAATGAGGAACAGTTTTCATTTGAGATCATCAACAAAAATATCGGTAACTGGCAGAGAGCAACATTGTATGTAGAAGATCCATTAGAGGAAGAAAAGATTATTCTTGGAACAGGATCCGTGAATCAACATGGAGAAGAGGAGAAAGTAGTCATTTCTTTAAGTTTAAAGGACGAAAAAATCATCAAGAATCTTTATGCAAGACGTCGTCAGGTGTTTATTTTATATGAAAATAATGAACAGCAGAAGGTATGTGCACTTGGTGGGGAACATAAAGTTTTTGATAAAAAATACTACACGAAAGAAAGAAGATATCGATTTATTATTGATCCAGAAGATGATTTTCTGTATTTTACTACGCTGAGAGTCAAGGAATTCCTGACAAGAAGTGCGAAGAAAAGAGCTTTTGTCAACAGATTCTTATATCCGTTATTAAGACTTCTTCCATTAAAGAAAAAATGGATCGTATTTGAATCTATGTGGGGAAGTAAATTTAGCTGTAACCCTAGATATTTATATGAATATATTGATAAGAATCATCCAGATTATACGTGTATCTGGTCATTAAAAGATGAATGCATTCCGATCACGGGAAATGGTGTTAGAGTCAGAAGACTATCTTGGAAGTATTTATATTATATGGCAAGAGCAAAATACTTTGTGAATAATGTAAATTTTGCTGATTCTTATGAGAAGAGAAAAGGGCAGATTGAAGTACAGACGATGCATGGAACACCATTAAAGACAATTGGATTGGATGTACCAGGCGATTTCCCTACAAAGAAATCAGAAAAGAAGTATATTAGAAAGTGTAAACGTTGGGATTATCTGATCGTGCAAAGTAAGTTTGTTGCGGATCTTGCACCATCTGCATTTAAATTTGAAAATACGATCATGGATACTGGATATCCAAGAACAGATATTTTGTATTCTTCTAATAACGAAGAAGAAATGAGCAGATTAAAAGAAAAATTAGGACTTCCAAAAGATAAGAAAGTCATCATGTATGCACCAACATGGAGAGTGCGTGATAAGTTTGAATTAATGCTAGATCTTGAGAAGATGAAGGAAAAATTTTCAGATGAATATGTATTGATCTTAAGACTGCATCACTTTTCAGCAAAAGGTTGGAAAGGAGTTCCAGCAGATGGATTTGTGTATGATCTTACGGATTATGAATCTATTGAAGATTTATATATCATTACAGACATCCTGATCACAGATTATTCTTCTGTAATGTTTGATTATGCAGTTCTCGACAGACCAATGTTATTCTTTACATATGATCTGGATGAATATAGAGATAAGCTTCGCGGATTTAATATTGATATCGAAAAAGAAGCACCAGGACCATTACTATATACGTCTGATGAGGTGTTAGATGCGATTGAGCATTTGGATGAAACGATTGAAAATTCAAAACAGAGAGTCGATGCATTCCATGAAACATATATTCCATATGAATGTGAAAATTCATCTGAAAAAGTATTTAATATGATGCAGGGAAAATAA